The following proteins come from a genomic window of Gossypium raimondii isolate GPD5lz chromosome 5, ASM2569854v1, whole genome shotgun sequence:
- the LOC105770393 gene encoding auxilin-related protein 2 isoform X1 has protein sequence MDESWRMCMGMSTTHHLPRRKSMENSIFSLNHVTMVVPDHNLHVDDFSDVFGGPPRSVLCRKLSGDFTRSASFYEEVFRPPEFISSRSMKDGRSLPAFKIPSREEGFYSDIFGPVDDHWRSRERSRSNSKAKSNSSSVLSSEELSPLRPVIGDDVGLSSIASKLRCRPINVPSRWNSTRTAADEEAAKQQQGMPAFPRSRTFYNENLYMENEYNNNVVDNLMRSSSYNYGFSRRATSPEIISLEPHSFRSVKISADDFEFNSPSSPASSLCHEPVSVPSDSMHQKEDDEDEDEDEEEVMSSYVIEINSDVRESNGEAVSIDEAIAWAKERYNSQSSEKTQSTETEARSNSHESFDLQMDGHGTMQSPMEDEEKKLKVKEELDRTEEHIKMGILDDDVKLWSSGKENNIQLLLSTLHHILWPNSGWNMIPLTNLKESSQVKKAYQKARLCLHPDKLQQRGASLSQKYVAEKVFSILQDAWAAFISQDVFFN, from the exons ATGGACGAGTCTTGGCGAATGTGCATGGGAATGTCAACTACTCATCATCTTCCTCGACGGAAATCTATGGAAAATTCCATTTTTTCGTTGAACCATGTCACTATGGTGGTGCCAGATCATAATCTTCACGTGGATGACTTTTCCGATGTCTTCGGCGGTCCTCCGCGGAGTGTGCTTTGCCGGAAGTTATCTGGCGACTTCACCCGGTCGGCATCCTTTTACGAAGAGGTTTTCCGGCCACCGGAATTCATCTCATCTCGTTCGATGAAGGATGGCCGGAGCTTGCCGGCGTTTAAGATTCCGTCGAGGGAGGAAGGGTTCTACAGTGACATTTTTGGGCCGGTTGACGATCACTGGCGGTCTAGGGAAAGGTCAAGGTCAAATTCAAAAGCGAAGTCAAACTCATCGTCGGTGCTGAGTTCGGAGGAGCTGAGTCCTCTTCGGCCGGTGATCGGAGATGATGTCGGTTTGTCGTCTATTGCTTCAAAGCTCAG GTGCAGGCCAATCAATGTACCAAGCAGATGGAACTCAACGAGAACGGCGGCAGATGAGGAAGCAGCAAAGCAACAACAAGGGATGCCAGCATTTCCAAGAAGTCGTACTTTCTATAACGAAAATCTTTACATGGAAAATGAATACAATAACAATGTGGTCGACAACTTGATGAGAAGCTCATCGTACAACTATGGATTCAGTCGGCGTGCCACTTCTCCAGAAATCATAAGCTTGGAACCCCATTCTTTTCGAAGTGTCAAAATATCAGCTGATGATTTTGAGTTCAATTCCCCTTCATCTCCTGCCTCTTCACTTTGTCATGAACCAGTCAGTGTCCCAAGTGATTCAATGCACcaaaaagaagatgatgaagatgaagatgaagacgaGGAAGAAGTTATGAGTTCTTATGTCATTGAGATCAACTCTGATGTTAGAGAGAGTAATGGTGAAGCAGTTTCAATTGATGAAGCGATTGCTTGGGCAAAGGAAAGATACAATTCACAAAGTTCTGAAAAAACCCAGTCAACTGAAACAGAAG CAAGGTCTAATTCCCATGAATCATTTGACCTGCAAATGGATGGCCATGGAACAATGCAATCTCCAATG gaagatgaagaaaagaaattgaaagtaaaagaaGAACTAGACAGAACAGAAGAGCAT ATTAAAATGGGGATTTTGGATGATGATGTCAAGCTTTGGTCATCTGGGAAAGAAAATAACATCCAATTGCTCCTTTCAACACTTCATCAT ATTCTGTGGCCTAATAGCGGTTGGAACATGATCCCATTAACAAATCTTAAAGAAAGCTCACAAGTGAAAAAAGCTTATCAGAAAGCTAGGCTATGTCTTCACCCAGACAAACTGCAACAAAGAGGTGCATCCCTTTCGCAAAAATATGTTGCAGAGAAGGTCTTTTCCATCCTCCAG GATGCATGGGCTGCTTTCATCTCCCAAGATGTCTTCTTCAACTAG
- the LOC105770802 gene encoding DEAD-box ATP-dependent RNA helicase 1 isoform X2: MGFSSLFPVQVAVWQETIGPGAFERDLCINSPTGSGKTLAYALPIVQKLSTRSVKCLRALVVLPTRDLALQVKEVFAAIAPALGLSVGLAVGQSSIADEISELIKRPKLEAGICYDPEDVTRELQSSVDILVATPGRLMDHINSTKGFTLEHLCYLVVDETDRLLREAYQSWLPTVLQLTQSNEESLFPLANSFLSSTFGSLKTIRRCGVERGFKGKPHPRLVKMVLSATLTQDPSKLAQLNLHHPLLMTTGKRRYQLPEKLESYKLICESNLRPLYLVALLQELGEEKCIVFTSSTESTHRLCTLLNLFGDLGIKIKEYSGLQRQSRRSKTLKSFREGKVQVLVSSDAMTRGMDVQGVRNVINYDIPAYIKTYIHRAGRTARAGQAGRCFTLLHKYEVKRFKKMLQKADNESVPHYSVPSSSIETLRAAYNSALGKLKETVESEASRKRKFGSKFSKLSRTKPTDRLKG, encoded by the exons ATGGGCTTCTCTTCACTCTTCCCAGTGCAAGTTGCTGTTTGGCAAGAGACAATAGGGCCTGGGGCTTTCGAGCGAGATCTCTGCATAAATTCACCAACAGGAAGTGGGAAGACTTTAGCGTACGCTTTGCCGATCGTACAGAAGCTGTCTACTCGTTCTGTTAAATGTCTACGGGCTTTGGTGGTCTTGCCTACACGCGACTTGGCCTTGCAG GTTAAGGAAGTTTTTGCAGCCATTGCACCTGCATTAGGTTTATCTGTTGGTTTAGCGGTGGGTCAATCTTCGATTGCTGATGAAATATCAGAGCTTATAAAGAGACCTAAGCTTGAGGCAGGCATATGTTATGACCCAGAAGATGTAACACGTGAACTGCAAAGTTCAGTTGATATATTAGTGGCAACCCCAGGAAGGCTTATGGACCATATTAACTCTACAAAGGGATTTACTCTGGAGCATCTCTGTTACCTT GTAGTTGATGAAACAGATCGACTTCTCAGAGAAGCATATCAGTCTTGGCTACCAACTGTACTTCAATTAACTCAATCTAATGAAGAAAGCCTCTTTCCTCTTGCTAATTCTTTTCTTTCATCTACCTTTGGTTCCTTAAAAACCATAAGAAGATG TGGTGTGGAAAGGGGGTTCAAGGGTAAACCTCACCCGAGGCTTGTGAAGATGGTTTTATCTGCCACCTTAACCCAAGATCCAAGCAAGCTTGCTCAGCTTAATCTTCATCACCCTTTGCTGATGACAACAGGGAAAAGACGTTACCAGCTCCCTGAAAAATTGGAATCGTACAAACTC ATTTGTGAATCAAACCTGAGGCCACTGTATTTGGTTGCCCTTCTTCAAGAATTAGGAGAAGAGAAGTGTATTGTTTTCACCTCATCCACTGAGTCAACTCACCGCCTTTGTACGTTGCTGAACCTTTTTGGTGATTTAGGTATAAAAATAAAGGAGTATTCAGGCCTTCAACGTCAGTCTCGAAGAAG CAAGACATTGAAATCATTTCGAGAAGGAAAGGTGCAAGTACTTGTATCCTCTGATGCAATGACTCGTGGAATGGATGTTCAAGGGGTGAGAAATGTCATTAATTATGACATTCCTGCATATATAAAGACCTATATTCATCGAGCTGGTCGAACTGCTAGAGCAGGTCAAGCTGGGCGTTGCTTCACATTGCTACATAAATATGAG GTGAAACGTTTCAAGAAGATGTTGCAGAAAGCAGACAATGAGTCGGTTCCTCATTACTCTGTTCCTTCCAGTTCAATTGAGACATTGCGTGCTGCTTATAACTCTG CCCTAGGAAAATTGAAAGAGACGGTTGAATCAGAAGCGTCTCGCAAGAGAAAATTTGGTTCCAAGTTTTCGAAATTGAGCAGGACCAAGCCAACAGACCGTCTGAAGGGATGA
- the LOC105770393 gene encoding auxilin-related protein 2 isoform X2, with the protein MDESWRMCMGMSTTHHLPRRKSMENSIFSLNHVTMVVPDHNLHVDDFSDVFGGPPRSVLCRKLSGDFTRSASFYEEVFRPPEFISSRSMKDGRSLPAFKIPSREEGFYSDIFGPVDDHWRSRERSRSNSKAKSNSSSVLSSEELSPLRPVIGDDVGLSSIASKLRPINVPSRWNSTRTAADEEAAKQQQGMPAFPRSRTFYNENLYMENEYNNNVVDNLMRSSSYNYGFSRRATSPEIISLEPHSFRSVKISADDFEFNSPSSPASSLCHEPVSVPSDSMHQKEDDEDEDEDEEEVMSSYVIEINSDVRESNGEAVSIDEAIAWAKERYNSQSSEKTQSTETEARSNSHESFDLQMDGHGTMQSPMEDEEKKLKVKEELDRTEEHIKMGILDDDVKLWSSGKENNIQLLLSTLHHILWPNSGWNMIPLTNLKESSQVKKAYQKARLCLHPDKLQQRGASLSQKYVAEKVFSILQDAWAAFISQDVFFN; encoded by the exons ATGGACGAGTCTTGGCGAATGTGCATGGGAATGTCAACTACTCATCATCTTCCTCGACGGAAATCTATGGAAAATTCCATTTTTTCGTTGAACCATGTCACTATGGTGGTGCCAGATCATAATCTTCACGTGGATGACTTTTCCGATGTCTTCGGCGGTCCTCCGCGGAGTGTGCTTTGCCGGAAGTTATCTGGCGACTTCACCCGGTCGGCATCCTTTTACGAAGAGGTTTTCCGGCCACCGGAATTCATCTCATCTCGTTCGATGAAGGATGGCCGGAGCTTGCCGGCGTTTAAGATTCCGTCGAGGGAGGAAGGGTTCTACAGTGACATTTTTGGGCCGGTTGACGATCACTGGCGGTCTAGGGAAAGGTCAAGGTCAAATTCAAAAGCGAAGTCAAACTCATCGTCGGTGCTGAGTTCGGAGGAGCTGAGTCCTCTTCGGCCGGTGATCGGAGATGATGTCGGTTTGTCGTCTATTGCTTCAAAGCTCAG GCCAATCAATGTACCAAGCAGATGGAACTCAACGAGAACGGCGGCAGATGAGGAAGCAGCAAAGCAACAACAAGGGATGCCAGCATTTCCAAGAAGTCGTACTTTCTATAACGAAAATCTTTACATGGAAAATGAATACAATAACAATGTGGTCGACAACTTGATGAGAAGCTCATCGTACAACTATGGATTCAGTCGGCGTGCCACTTCTCCAGAAATCATAAGCTTGGAACCCCATTCTTTTCGAAGTGTCAAAATATCAGCTGATGATTTTGAGTTCAATTCCCCTTCATCTCCTGCCTCTTCACTTTGTCATGAACCAGTCAGTGTCCCAAGTGATTCAATGCACcaaaaagaagatgatgaagatgaagatgaagacgaGGAAGAAGTTATGAGTTCTTATGTCATTGAGATCAACTCTGATGTTAGAGAGAGTAATGGTGAAGCAGTTTCAATTGATGAAGCGATTGCTTGGGCAAAGGAAAGATACAATTCACAAAGTTCTGAAAAAACCCAGTCAACTGAAACAGAAG CAAGGTCTAATTCCCATGAATCATTTGACCTGCAAATGGATGGCCATGGAACAATGCAATCTCCAATG gaagatgaagaaaagaaattgaaagtaaaagaaGAACTAGACAGAACAGAAGAGCAT ATTAAAATGGGGATTTTGGATGATGATGTCAAGCTTTGGTCATCTGGGAAAGAAAATAACATCCAATTGCTCCTTTCAACACTTCATCAT ATTCTGTGGCCTAATAGCGGTTGGAACATGATCCCATTAACAAATCTTAAAGAAAGCTCACAAGTGAAAAAAGCTTATCAGAAAGCTAGGCTATGTCTTCACCCAGACAAACTGCAACAAAGAGGTGCATCCCTTTCGCAAAAATATGTTGCAGAGAAGGTCTTTTCCATCCTCCAG GATGCATGGGCTGCTTTCATCTCCCAAGATGTCTTCTTCAACTAG
- the LOC128040990 gene encoding uncharacterized protein LOC128040990, whose product MKQKVKKEYPDKEVRPGRPEYLEKSPTQEQNNTVVSKRFHRSSGGKSLQRGKRLLALLDHRSHPASSWGKQEEKKIDSSTVLEVKSDSELEKRIKPRNIKVLQCGVKLPVANMLKSTGEEFKKLLRQGGNS is encoded by the exons ATGAAGCAAAAAGTCAAAA aagaatacCCTGACAAGGAAGTGAGGCCTGGGAGGCCCGAATACCTGGAAAAAAGCCCGACCCAGGAACAAAATAATACTGTTGTTTCAAAAAGATTTCATAGGTCAAGTGGAGGGAAATCGCTTCAACGAGGGAAGAGGTTATTAGCTCTGTTGGATCATAGGTCCCACCCTGCTTCGAG CTGGGGAAAACAAGAAGAGAAGAAGATTGACAGTTCAACTGTTTTGGAGGTCAAAAGTGATTCAGA GTTAGAGAAGAGGATAAAACCAAGAAACATTAAAGTCTTACAATGTGGGGTTAAATTGCCTGTGGCTAACATGCTAAAGAGCACTGGTGAAGAGTTTAAGAAGTTGCTAAGACAAGGAGGCAATAGCTGA
- the LOC105770802 gene encoding DEAD-box ATP-dependent RNA helicase 1 isoform X1 has translation MEVKKRSTPILPWMRSPVDVNQFEACALNLVPCLDPRLEVALDKMGFSSLFPVQVAVWQETIGPGAFERDLCINSPTGSGKTLAYALPIVQKLSTRSVKCLRALVVLPTRDLALQVKEVFAAIAPALGLSVGLAVGQSSIADEISELIKRPKLEAGICYDPEDVTRELQSSVDILVATPGRLMDHINSTKGFTLEHLCYLVVDETDRLLREAYQSWLPTVLQLTQSNEESLFPLANSFLSSTFGSLKTIRRCGVERGFKGKPHPRLVKMVLSATLTQDPSKLAQLNLHHPLLMTTGKRRYQLPEKLESYKLICESNLRPLYLVALLQELGEEKCIVFTSSTESTHRLCTLLNLFGDLGIKIKEYSGLQRQSRRSKTLKSFREGKVQVLVSSDAMTRGMDVQGVRNVINYDIPAYIKTYIHRAGRTARAGQAGRCFTLLHKYEVKRFKKMLQKADNESVPHYSVPSSSIETLRAAYNSALGKLKETVESEASRKRKFGSKFSKLSRTKPTDRLKG, from the exons atggaagtGAAGAAAAGAAGTACCCCAATTCTTCCATGGATGCGAAGCCCAGTTGACGTGAATCAGTTTGAGGCTTGTGCTCTCAATCTTGTCCCTTGTCTTGACCCCAG GTTGGAGGTGGCTTTAGACAAAATGGGCTTCTCTTCACTCTTCCCAGTGCAAGTTGCTGTTTGGCAAGAGACAATAGGGCCTGGGGCTTTCGAGCGAGATCTCTGCATAAATTCACCAACAGGAAGTGGGAAGACTTTAGCGTACGCTTTGCCGATCGTACAGAAGCTGTCTACTCGTTCTGTTAAATGTCTACGGGCTTTGGTGGTCTTGCCTACACGCGACTTGGCCTTGCAG GTTAAGGAAGTTTTTGCAGCCATTGCACCTGCATTAGGTTTATCTGTTGGTTTAGCGGTGGGTCAATCTTCGATTGCTGATGAAATATCAGAGCTTATAAAGAGACCTAAGCTTGAGGCAGGCATATGTTATGACCCAGAAGATGTAACACGTGAACTGCAAAGTTCAGTTGATATATTAGTGGCAACCCCAGGAAGGCTTATGGACCATATTAACTCTACAAAGGGATTTACTCTGGAGCATCTCTGTTACCTT GTAGTTGATGAAACAGATCGACTTCTCAGAGAAGCATATCAGTCTTGGCTACCAACTGTACTTCAATTAACTCAATCTAATGAAGAAAGCCTCTTTCCTCTTGCTAATTCTTTTCTTTCATCTACCTTTGGTTCCTTAAAAACCATAAGAAGATG TGGTGTGGAAAGGGGGTTCAAGGGTAAACCTCACCCGAGGCTTGTGAAGATGGTTTTATCTGCCACCTTAACCCAAGATCCAAGCAAGCTTGCTCAGCTTAATCTTCATCACCCTTTGCTGATGACAACAGGGAAAAGACGTTACCAGCTCCCTGAAAAATTGGAATCGTACAAACTC ATTTGTGAATCAAACCTGAGGCCACTGTATTTGGTTGCCCTTCTTCAAGAATTAGGAGAAGAGAAGTGTATTGTTTTCACCTCATCCACTGAGTCAACTCACCGCCTTTGTACGTTGCTGAACCTTTTTGGTGATTTAGGTATAAAAATAAAGGAGTATTCAGGCCTTCAACGTCAGTCTCGAAGAAG CAAGACATTGAAATCATTTCGAGAAGGAAAGGTGCAAGTACTTGTATCCTCTGATGCAATGACTCGTGGAATGGATGTTCAAGGGGTGAGAAATGTCATTAATTATGACATTCCTGCATATATAAAGACCTATATTCATCGAGCTGGTCGAACTGCTAGAGCAGGTCAAGCTGGGCGTTGCTTCACATTGCTACATAAATATGAG GTGAAACGTTTCAAGAAGATGTTGCAGAAAGCAGACAATGAGTCGGTTCCTCATTACTCTGTTCCTTCCAGTTCAATTGAGACATTGCGTGCTGCTTATAACTCTG CCCTAGGAAAATTGAAAGAGACGGTTGAATCAGAAGCGTCTCGCAAGAGAAAATTTGGTTCCAAGTTTTCGAAATTGAGCAGGACCAAGCCAACAGACCGTCTGAAGGGATGA